The sequence GCTCCAATTGGTATTTCGCCATTTTCAAAAGCAAATTTTGCTTCGCTCAATGCAATTTGCATAAAATATTCATCAGTAAATATATTGTCCATAGTTTATTTTATCACCTCAAAAATAAAACATTATTGTAAATTTGTTCTTTATTAAAAGAAAAATGAACGCTATTTTATCTCAAATAAATTATCCAGAAGATTTAAAGAAACTTTCTTTAAACCAATTACCTCAATTAGCTGCCGAAATGCGTAAGTTTATTATTGATGTTGTTGCGACTAAAGAAGGTCATTTAGGTGCTAGTTTAGGTGTTGTTGAACTTACAATTGCTTTGCATTATGTATTTAATACACCAAATGATAAATTAATTTGGGATGTTGGTCATCAAGCTTACGGACACAAAATATTGACCGGACGTAAAGATGCTTTTTTTACCAATCGTCAATTAAACGGAATTAGTGGTTTTCCAAAAATTGATGAAAGTGAATATGATGCATTTGGCGTGGGGCATTCTTCTACGTCTATTTCTGCTATTTTAGGAATGGCTCTTGCTGCACAATTAAAAGGTGAAACAGATAGAAAACATATTGCTGTAATTGGCGATGCTTCAATCGCTGCTGGGATGGCTTTTGAAGGATTAAATCATGCAGGTGATACCAATGCTAATGTTTTGATTATTTTAAATGATAATGCTATTGGAATTGACCCAAGTGTCGGAGCATTGAAAAGCTATTTAACCGAAGTAAAAGAAGGTCGAAATCCGAAAGCAAATAACATGATTCAAGCTTTAAATTTTGATTATTCTGGCCCGATTGACGGACATGATTTACCTTTAGTTATTGCAGAACTTAAACGATTAAAGAAAAAAACAGGTCCTCAATTTTTACATATTGTAACTACCAAAGGTAAAGGATTAAAACAAGCCGAGGAAAATCAGATTGTATATCATGCACCTGGAAAGTTCAATAAAGAAACAGGCGATTTATTTCCTAAAATTGAAGAAAATTTACCTCCAAAGTTTCAAGATGTTTTTGGATTAACACTTTTAGAATTAGCACGTCAAAATGATAAAATTGTTGGAATTACTCCTGCAATGCCAACAGGAAGTTCGTTAAAATACATGATGGAAGTTTTTCCTGAACGTGCTATTGATGTCGGTATTGCCGAGCAACACGCCGTAACTTTAGCTGCAGGAATGGCTCTTGACGGATTAACGGTTTTTTGTACAATCTATTCTACTTTCTTACAACGCGCTTACGACCAAATTATTCATGATGTAGCTTTGCAAAATATTCCTGTTGTTTTCTGTGTGGACCGTGCCGGATTAGTTGGTGAAGACGGTGCAACGCATCAAGGAGTGTTTGATATTGCTTTTTTAAATGCCATTCCAAACATTCGAATTTTAAGTCCTAAAGATGCTATTGAACTTCGAAATACGTTGTTTACTTTACAATTAAAAAATACGGTTCCAACTTTTGTACGTTACCCAAAAGGAAGGTCTAATCAAATAAATTGGCAATTGCCTTTTGAAAAAATAGATTTTAACCATGTAGAAAAAATCAAAAATGGAAACGAAATTGCTATTTTAACTACCGGTGTTATTTGCGAAACAGTTTTAAATAGTATTCAAAAGTTAGCAAATAAAGACTTATTTTCGTTGTTTCATTTTATTCAGATTAAACCAATTAATAAAGATTTTATATCTGAAATTATAAAAAATCATAAAGAAATAATTATCGTTGAAGAAGGTTCTATTATCGGTGGATTTGGAAGTGTTGTTTCTCAATTTATTGCCAAATATCATTCAAATGTAAAAGTAACATGTTTTGGTATTCCCGATGTTTTTGTAGAACACGGAACCGTTTTAGAGCAAATGGAAATCTGCGGAATTAGTGAAAATAAATTAATCAAATTTCTTTCGAAATATTAGTTATGAAGCAAATTATTAAAAATATTTTTCTGCTGATTATTTTTCTGAATTTTGGAATTGGTTTTTCTCAAATTCAAGAAAATCAAATCCAAGTAGAAAATAATTTAAAAACGTATAACGATTCTGTAAAAAGAGTAGTTCAAGATATTTACCGATATAATTTTAGCTCATTCGATTCATTAAAAAGAATTGATGAAGTTGTTTATTTAGCTCCAGTTTTTGTTGAAGAAAAAATTATTGTACAAGATTTTGCCGAATTTAAAACGAAAAATTCAGACATTAAAAAAGTAGTTCTTTCAAGTTTTGAGGTTGCCAAACGTAAACGTAAATCTGAAATTTCATATTTTTTGATTCCCGATGATTATGAAATGCAATACAATCGAAAACCTAAATCTGATTTTGTAATTCCTTATGATGAATTAACAGAAATAAAAACTTCTAAATCGTATTGGAGTAAAAAAAATGTGATTGGTTTAGATTTTAATCAAGGTGCATTTTCAAATTGGAATGCTGGTGGTTATAATTCGATTTCAGGAATTGTAAAAGGCGATTTTTATAGAAAGTATGAAAAGGGTAGGATAATATGGAACAGCGATTTAAAGGTGCGTTACGGGTTAAATAAACAAGATAATCAGGAAGTGCGAAAGACTGATGACGTTTTTGCTTTAAACTCAACATTTGGTTACAGAACTTCAGTAAAATCAAGTTGGTATCATTCGGCTAAGTTAACTCTGAATACGCAAATGGCAAACGGTTATTCTTATCCGAACACTAAAAATCCAATTTCAAGTATTTTTGCGCCCGCATATTTATTTGTCGGGATTGGAGCTGAATATAAACCACAGAAAAAAGAATTTAGTGTCTATATTTCTCCAGCAACTTTGAAATCTACATTTGTTTTAAATGATAGTTTAGCTAATGTTGGTGCTTTTGGTTTGCCAGGTGGAAGATTTGACGATGATGGAAATTTATTAAAAGCAGGTCGAAAGTCAAGAAGTGAATTTGGTTTTTTAATCACTAATCAATACAAGAAAACGATCGCTAAAAACGTTATCTTAGATCATAAGTTATCTGTTTATACAGATTATTTAAACAGATTTGGAAATATTGATATCGATTGGCAATTGCAATTAGAAATGACAGTAAATAACTTTATAAAAGCAACTGTTGGTACACATTTAATTTACGATGATGATATTAAGGCTAAAAAAGAGATTGATGGTGTACAAGTCGTAACTGGTCCACGATTGCAATTTAAACAATTACTCGGTGTGGGTTTAACTTATACTTTTTGACGATGAAAATTTATTTATTAGTATTTTTATTATTTTCAGCTTTTGGATTTTCACAAATTCAAGATTCAATTCCTGCGATTGAACGAACTGTTGCAGTTGATGATCCAAAGTATCGTGAAGATCAATTTTATTTCGGAATTACGCATAGTATTTTAGCTAATTCACCAAGTGGTTTCAAACCAAATTCATTTTCAACAGGAATTTCTTTTGGATTTCTTCGTGATTTCCCAGTTAATAAAAGACGAAATATTGCGATTGCTCCTGGAGTTGGAATTGTGTTTTATAATTTGCGTAACAATTTAAATGTTTCTCAGGATAAGCAACAATTTTTTATAAATTCTGATTATAAGAGAAATGTTCAAAATTTGACTTATTTAGAGATTCCAATTGAATTTAGATGGCGAACTTCAACTATGTATTCACACAAATTTTGGAGAATTTATACGGGTGTTAAATACAGTTATTTGTTGCATGATAATGCTAAATATGAAGGTCCGTTCGGAAAATACAATGTAAAATCTAATCCAGCATATAACAAATCAATAATTGGGGCTTATGTTACCGCAGGTTTTAATACTTGGAATGTTTATGCTTATTACGGATTTAATCCAATATTTAAAAAAGATAAATTCCCTGATAATAAAAGTTTGAATTTTTTTAATGTCGGTTTGATGTTTTATATGTTATAAAAAAAACTGCTTTATTCATCGAATAAAGCAGTTTTTTTGTTTTATACTTTTTTACGCATTCTTGCAACTGGAATGTCAAGTTGCTCACGATATTTTGCAACCGTTCTTCGTGCAATCGGATATCCTTTTTCTTTAAGTAATTCGGCTAATTTATCGTCCGGATGTGGTTTTTGTTTGTCTTCTTCTGCAATAATGTTTTGCAAAATTTTCTTGATTTCGATTGTCGAAACTTCTTCACCTTGATCGTTAATCATCGCTTCAGAGAAAAACTCTTTAATCAATTTTGTACCATAAGGCGTATCAACATATTTACTGTTAGCAACACGCGAAATCGTAGAAATGTCTAAACCAACCATATCAGCGATATCCTTCAGAATCATCGGTTTTAACTTAGTTTCATCGCCGTCTAAGAAATATTCTTCTTGATAATGCATAATCGCACTCATGGTAACAAAAAGTGTTTCTTGACGTTGCTTTATGGCGTCAATAAACCATTTAGCGCCATCTAACTTTTGCTTGATGAATTGAACAGCTTCTTTCTGAGCAGATGATTTTTCATTTGCCGCTTTATATGTTTCTAACATTTCTTGATAATCTTTGGAAACATGTAATTCGGGTGTGTTTCTTCCGTTTAAAGATAGTTCTAATTCGCCATCAATAATGCGAATTGCAAAATCAGGAATGATATGTTCAATCGCTTTCGAATTTCCTGCAAAAGATCCTCCTGGTTTCGGATTTAATTTTTCGATTACATCAATTGCTTTACGAAGTTGATCTTGAGCGATATTGTACTTTTGAAGTAATTTATCGTAATGTTTTTTCGTGAATGCATCGAATTGATTTTCGATAATATCAGTAGCTAATTCAATCGTTTCTGTCGGAAGTTTATGCTTTAATTGTAATAATAAACATTCTTGTAAATCGCGTGCGCCAACTCCAACAGGTTCTAATTCATGAATTACATTTGTTAAAATATTTTTAACTTTATCTTCTTCGGTATAGATTCCTTGTGTAAACGCCATGTCATCAACAATGTCCTGAATATCTCTACGAATGTAACCCATGTCGTCGATACTACCAACTAAAAACTCAGCAATCACACGGTCTTCATCATTTAAAATAAACGTGTTTAGTTGATTTAACAAATCTTGATGAAAGCTTACTTGCGCAACAATTGGCGAAAATTTATCATCGTCATCGTCGCTGTAATTATTAGTTTGTAGTTTATAATCTGGTGTTTCGTCGTCACTTAAATATTCGTCAATGTTGATATCGTCTGTTTCGATTCTTTCGCTATCATTATCGTAATCATCATATTCATCTTGATCCCCGAATTCATCAATTTGGTCACTTTCTTCTTTTCCGGCTTCTAATGCCGGATTTTCAACAAGTTCTTCTTTTAAGCGTTGTTCAAATGCAAGCGTAGGCAATTGAATCAGTTTCATTAACTGAATTTGCTGAGGAGAAAGCTTTTGCGAAAGTTTAAATTGTAAATTTTGTTTTAACATATTTGGTAATCTATCGTGATTTTTTTTTGGTATAAAAAAAGTTTAACTTAAAAACTCTTTACCTCAAAAATAAGAAAAAAAGTCCTTAAGTTAAACTAATTAGTATAGGATTAACGCTTGTTTATTAAAATTCTGCGTTTTGCGGTGTTCTAGGGAAAGGAATTACGTCGCGAATGTTTGTCATACCAGTTACGAATAAAACCAAACGTTCAAATCCTAAACCAAATCCAGAGTGAACTGCCGATCCGAATTTACGCGTATCTAAATACCACCATAATTCTTCTTCAGAAATTTCTAAAGCTTTCATTTTTTCAACTAAAACATCGTAGCGTTCTTCTCTTTGTGATCCTCCAACAATTTCTCCAATTCCAGGGAATAAAATATCCATTGCACGAACTGTTTTTCCATCTTCGTTCAAGCGCATGTAAAACGCTTTAATTTTTGCTGGATAATCGAATAAAATTACCGGACATTTGAAGTGTTTTTCAACTAAGAAACGTTCGTGTTCTGATTGTAAATCAGCTCCCCATTCGTCGATTAAATATTGGAATTTCTTGTTTTTATTTGGTTTAGAAGCTTTTAAAATATCGATTGCTTCTGTGTAAGAAACGCGTTTGAAATTGTTTTCTAAAACAAAAGTCAATTTTTCAATTAAGCTCATTTCGCTTCTTTCAGCTTGTGGCTTGTTTTTCTCTTCGTCTTTTAAACGTTGTTCTAAGAATTTTAAATCGTCTTCACATTTTTCTAATGTGTATTTGATTACCGATTTGATGAAATCCTCAGCTAAATCCATATTTGCATCCAAATCATTAAAAGCAACTTCTGGTTCAATCATCCAAAATTCAGCTAAGTGACGAGATGTATTTGAGTTTTCTGCACGGAAAGTAGGTCCAAAAGTATAAACTTGACCTAAAGCCATGGCATAAGTTTCAGCTTCTAATTGTCCAGAAACCGTTAAGTTTGTATGCTTACCAAAGAAATCTTCTTTGTAATTGATGGTTCCGTCTTCATTTTTAGGAGCAGTTCCATCAAGTGGAAACGAAGTTACTTGAAACATTTCACCTGCACCTTCGGCATCAGAACCTGTGATGATTGGTGTGTTTACATAGTAAAAACCGTTTTCTTGAAAATATTTATGAACAGCAAAAGACAAAACACTACGAACGCGCATAATAGCTCCGAAAGCATTGGTGCGAACTCTTAAATGTGCATTTTCTCTTAAAAATTCTAAAGAGTGTTTTTTGGGTTGAATAGGATATTTCTCAGGATCAGATTCGCCTAAAATTTCTAAATTATTTACTTGAATTTCGAATTTTTGACCAGCACCTTGACTTTCAACTAAAGTTCCTTTTACTGCAACTGCTGCTCCAGTGGTAACTTTTTTTAATAAATCTGATGGAAATTTATCCAAATCAACTACACATTGAATATTATTAATGGTAGATCCATCGTTTAAAGCAATAAATTGATTGTTTCTGAAAGATCGTACCCAACCTTTTGCAGTTACTTCTTGTAACAGATTAGATCCGTTTAAAAGATCATTTACCTTAATATGTTTCATTATAGATATTTCTAATTTTCTTTATTAAATGTTGTTCGAAAATGGGTTTTCTAACAACTTGCAAAGATACTACTTTTTTTGTTTAAATTTTAAGAAATTAACTGTATTAAAATCTACTTAAATTAAAGTGTTTATCTTTGCGAATAAAACTAAAAAAAAAATGAATTGGATTATTTTAATCATTGCCGGATTGTGTGAAGTTGGATTTACTTCTTGTCTTGGTAAAGCGCAGCAAACAACCGGAAACGAAATGTACGGATGGTACGGTGGTTTTATTGTTTGTTTGGTTACATCGATGTTGTTGTTGATGAAAGCTACGCAAACTTTACCTTTGGGAACTGCTTATGCTGTTTGGACTGGAATAGGAGCGGTAGGAACCGTTTTAATGGGAATTTTTATTTTTAAAGAACCGGTTACTTTTTGGCGTGTTTTCTTTATTTTTACTTTAATTGGTTCGATTATCGGATTGAAATTTGTTTCGAGTCATTAAGTATTTTGAAATGATAAAGCATAAAAAAATCGTTCAAGAGAACGATTTTTTTATGCTTTATGAAATTATACTTTCATGATTTCAGCTTCTTTAACTACGAAAAGTTCATCGATTTTTTTGATGAATGTATCTGTAAGTTTTTGAATACTTTCTTCGGCTACTTTACAAATATCTTCTGCAGTTCCGTTTTTTTCTTCTTTTTTGATTTCTGTATTGGCATCTTTACGTGCATTACGAATCGAAATTTTAGCATCTTCCGCTTCAGACTTAGCTTGTTTAACTAAATCACGACGACGCTCTTCAGTTAAAGCAGGAATACTGATGATGATGTTGTCCCCGTTATTCATCGGATTAAATCCTAAATTAGCAATCATAATTGCTTTTTCGATAGGGTGAAGCATGTTTTTTTCCCAAGGAGTAACCGTTAACGTTCTTGCATCAGGAACATTGATGTTCGCAACTTGAGAAAGTGCTGTTTGAGAACCGTAGTAATCAACAAAAACACTTCCTAACATTTGAGGAGATGCTTTACCAGCACGAATATTTAAGAACGATTTCTCTAAGTGAGCTACCGAACCTTGCATGGATTCTTTTGCTTCGTCTATGATAAAATTAATTTCTTCAGTCATGACTTGTGATTGTTTATTTCTTAATTAATATACTGTAGTTCCAATGTTTTCACCTTGGCACACTTTTAATAAATTATTTTCTTTATTCATGTCAAAAACAACAATTGGTAATTTGTTTTCTTGACTTAATGTAAATGCTGTTGTGTCCATTACGTTTAATCCTTTTGCTAAAACATCAGTAAAAGTGATTGATTCGTATTTAGTTGCATTAGCATCTTTTTCAGGGTCAGCTGTGTAAACACCATCAACACGAGTTCCTTTTAAAATAACATCAGCATTGATTTCAACACCTCTTAAAACAGCAGCGGTATCTGTTGTGAAATACGGATTTCCTGTTCCAGCTCCAAAAATTACAATTCTATTTTTTTCTAAATGACGAACTGCTCTTCTTTTGATGTAAGGTTCGGCAATTTCTTCAATTTTTAATGCAGTTTGTAAACGTGTTAACATACCAGCATCTTCTAAAGCACCTTGTAATGCCATTCCGTTAATCACGGTAGCTAGCATTCCCATGTAATCACCTTGAACGCGGTCCATTCCTTTACTCGCTCCAGCAACACCTCTAAAAATATTTCCACCGCCAATTACAATAGCGATTTCAACCCCTAAAGCGTGAATTTTTTTAATTTCTTGCGCGTATTCTGACAAACGTTGAGGGTCAATTCCATATTGATTTTCACCCATTAAAGCTTCGCCGCTTAATTTTAGAAGTATTCTTTTGTATTTCATTGAGAAGGTTTTTTATTTGTGCAAATATAAACAATATAAGCTTTTTTAAAAATAGCTTATTAAATTTTATCTTTTACGTTTTCGAACGTTCTTTTAGCTTCGTAATAACCAATGTTGAAAATCTCGTCCATTCGTGTTTTTTTAGTTTCAAACGTACTGTATTCTTGAAGTTTTTTAGGTTCCATATACCAATCACAAAGTTCTCTGTAAGCGCCGGATGATTGCATAAGCATAATATCATAAGCACGTAAAGTTATTGATTTTATGGATGTTAATTGGTTGGCTTGTGCTTCGATGACAGGACAAAGATTTATACCGATGATAAAATCACAACGGCCTTGAACAGTTGTTACCGGAAAATTATTTAAAATTCCACCATCACTATATAATTTGCCGTTTACAGAAACTGGAGAAATGATTCCTGGAAAAGCACTCGAAGCTAAAACAGCATCAAGTAATCGGGTTTGTGTATCAAAAATTTTTAAACGTCCGCGTTCCATATCGGTTCCGGTAATGTATAATTCATTTGGTAAATCGCCAATTTTTTTGTCTTTGAAAATCGCTTCAAGATACGTTCTGAATGAACTTGAATCTAGAACACCAGCTTTTCTGAAAGTAAAATGATTCCAACTAAAAAAATCAACAGCTTTAAAAAAAGCTAATATAGATTCAGGCTTTACACCACAAGAATATAAACTACCTACAATAGAACCAGCGCTTGTACCTGCAATTATTTTAGGTTTTATATTTTGTTCTTCTAAAAATTTTAATGCACCTGCATGAGCTAATCCTTTATGACCACCACCTGAAAGAACTAAGCCAATATCTAAATTTTTTAGTTTCATTTTCCTTTTGAATTGATTTAAAATTATCTTTGGAACTATAAATATATTACAATGAAAACTATTATTACCAAAAGTTTACAACAAACTATGGATTATTTGCAATATCGTGAACTTGTAACCGAATCTTTAAAATTAGAATCGCAAGTGGTTAATGGTATTGATTTGATTCCGTATACAAAATTGAACGACCAACGTATGAAACGTTTGGACAAAACAATTGTTATTTCTGATGAAAATTCAGCTTTTCTAAAAAGTTT comes from Flavobacterium sp. I3-2 and encodes:
- a CDS encoding 1-deoxy-D-xylulose-5-phosphate synthase codes for the protein MNAILSQINYPEDLKKLSLNQLPQLAAEMRKFIIDVVATKEGHLGASLGVVELTIALHYVFNTPNDKLIWDVGHQAYGHKILTGRKDAFFTNRQLNGISGFPKIDESEYDAFGVGHSSTSISAILGMALAAQLKGETDRKHIAVIGDASIAAGMAFEGLNHAGDTNANVLIILNDNAIGIDPSVGALKSYLTEVKEGRNPKANNMIQALNFDYSGPIDGHDLPLVIAELKRLKKKTGPQFLHIVTTKGKGLKQAEENQIVYHAPGKFNKETGDLFPKIEENLPPKFQDVFGLTLLELARQNDKIVGITPAMPTGSSLKYMMEVFPERAIDVGIAEQHAVTLAAGMALDGLTVFCTIYSTFLQRAYDQIIHDVALQNIPVVFCVDRAGLVGEDGATHQGVFDIAFLNAIPNIRILSPKDAIELRNTLFTLQLKNTVPTFVRYPKGRSNQINWQLPFEKIDFNHVEKIKNGNEIAILTTGVICETVLNSIQKLANKDLFSLFHFIQIKPINKDFISEIIKNHKEIIIVEEGSIIGGFGSVVSQFIAKYHSNVKVTCFGIPDVFVEHGTVLEQMEICGISENKLIKFLSKY
- a CDS encoding DUF3078 domain-containing protein, producing the protein MKQIIKNIFLLIIFLNFGIGFSQIQENQIQVENNLKTYNDSVKRVVQDIYRYNFSSFDSLKRIDEVVYLAPVFVEEKIIVQDFAEFKTKNSDIKKVVLSSFEVAKRKRKSEISYFLIPDDYEMQYNRKPKSDFVIPYDELTEIKTSKSYWSKKNVIGLDFNQGAFSNWNAGGYNSISGIVKGDFYRKYEKGRIIWNSDLKVRYGLNKQDNQEVRKTDDVFALNSTFGYRTSVKSSWYHSAKLTLNTQMANGYSYPNTKNPISSIFAPAYLFVGIGAEYKPQKKEFSVYISPATLKSTFVLNDSLANVGAFGLPGGRFDDDGNLLKAGRKSRSEFGFLITNQYKKTIAKNVILDHKLSVYTDYLNRFGNIDIDWQLQLEMTVNNFIKATVGTHLIYDDDIKAKKEIDGVQVVTGPRLQFKQLLGVGLTYTF
- a CDS encoding porin family protein; this translates as MKIYLLVFLLFSAFGFSQIQDSIPAIERTVAVDDPKYREDQFYFGITHSILANSPSGFKPNSFSTGISFGFLRDFPVNKRRNIAIAPGVGIVFYNLRNNLNVSQDKQQFFINSDYKRNVQNLTYLEIPIEFRWRTSTMYSHKFWRIYTGVKYSYLLHDNAKYEGPFGKYNVKSNPAYNKSIIGAYVTAGFNTWNVYAYYGFNPIFKKDKFPDNKSLNFFNVGLMFYML
- the rpoN gene encoding RNA polymerase factor sigma-54, with the protein product MLKQNLQFKLSQKLSPQQIQLMKLIQLPTLAFEQRLKEELVENPALEAGKEESDQIDEFGDQDEYDDYDNDSERIETDDINIDEYLSDDETPDYKLQTNNYSDDDDDKFSPIVAQVSFHQDLLNQLNTFILNDEDRVIAEFLVGSIDDMGYIRRDIQDIVDDMAFTQGIYTEEDKVKNILTNVIHELEPVGVGARDLQECLLLQLKHKLPTETIELATDIIENQFDAFTKKHYDKLLQKYNIAQDQLRKAIDVIEKLNPKPGGSFAGNSKAIEHIIPDFAIRIIDGELELSLNGRNTPELHVSKDYQEMLETYKAANEKSSAQKEAVQFIKQKLDGAKWFIDAIKQRQETLFVTMSAIMHYQEEYFLDGDETKLKPMILKDIADMVGLDISTISRVANSKYVDTPYGTKLIKEFFSEAMINDQGEEVSTIEIKKILQNIIAEEDKQKPHPDDKLAELLKEKGYPIARRTVAKYREQLDIPVARMRKKV
- the asnS gene encoding asparagine--tRNA ligase → MKHIKVNDLLNGSNLLQEVTAKGWVRSFRNNQFIALNDGSTINNIQCVVDLDKFPSDLLKKVTTGAAVAVKGTLVESQGAGQKFEIQVNNLEILGESDPEKYPIQPKKHSLEFLRENAHLRVRTNAFGAIMRVRSVLSFAVHKYFQENGFYYVNTPIITGSDAEGAGEMFQVTSFPLDGTAPKNEDGTINYKEDFFGKHTNLTVSGQLEAETYAMALGQVYTFGPTFRAENSNTSRHLAEFWMIEPEVAFNDLDANMDLAEDFIKSVIKYTLEKCEDDLKFLEQRLKDEEKNKPQAERSEMSLIEKLTFVLENNFKRVSYTEAIDILKASKPNKNKKFQYLIDEWGADLQSEHERFLVEKHFKCPVILFDYPAKIKAFYMRLNEDGKTVRAMDILFPGIGEIVGGSQREERYDVLVEKMKALEISEEELWWYLDTRKFGSAVHSGFGLGFERLVLFVTGMTNIRDVIPFPRTPQNAEF
- a CDS encoding DMT family transporter; protein product: MNWIILIIAGLCEVGFTSCLGKAQQTTGNEMYGWYGGFIVCLVTSMLLLMKATQTLPLGTAYAVWTGIGAVGTVLMGIFIFKEPVTFWRVFFIFTLIGSIIGLKFVSSH
- the frr gene encoding ribosome recycling factor, yielding MTEEINFIIDEAKESMQGSVAHLEKSFLNIRAGKASPQMLGSVFVDYYGSQTALSQVANINVPDARTLTVTPWEKNMLHPIEKAIMIANLGFNPMNNGDNIIISIPALTEERRRDLVKQAKSEAEDAKISIRNARKDANTEIKKEEKNGTAEDICKVAEESIQKLTDTFIKKIDELFVVKEAEIMKV
- the pyrH gene encoding UMP kinase, which gives rise to MKYKRILLKLSGEALMGENQYGIDPQRLSEYAQEIKKIHALGVEIAIVIGGGNIFRGVAGASKGMDRVQGDYMGMLATVINGMALQGALEDAGMLTRLQTALKIEEIAEPYIKRRAVRHLEKNRIVIFGAGTGNPYFTTDTAAVLRGVEINADVILKGTRVDGVYTADPEKDANATKYESITFTDVLAKGLNVMDTTAFTLSQENKLPIVVFDMNKENNLLKVCQGENIGTTVY
- a CDS encoding patatin-like phospholipase family protein, translated to MKLKNLDIGLVLSGGGHKGLAHAGALKFLEEQNIKPKIIAGTSAGSIVGSLYSCGVKPESILAFFKAVDFFSWNHFTFRKAGVLDSSSFRTYLEAIFKDKKIGDLPNELYITGTDMERGRLKIFDTQTRLLDAVLASSAFPGIISPVSVNGKLYSDGGILNNFPVTTVQGRCDFIIGINLCPVIEAQANQLTSIKSITLRAYDIMLMQSSGAYRELCDWYMEPKKLQEYSTFETKKTRMDEIFNIGYYEAKRTFENVKDKI